A region of Neovison vison isolate M4711 chromosome 7, ASM_NN_V1, whole genome shotgun sequence DNA encodes the following proteins:
- the ASCL3 gene encoding achaete-scute homolog 3, whose protein sequence is MDNRSYLNLPEKLPAFSDSAHLPLTRSFYLDPLVTFHLYPDAPVPSPYSEDLPLLSFPSDSLIMENYGEPCPFSFPVPYPNYRRCEYSYGPAFIRKRNERERQRVKCVNEGYAQLRHHLPEEYLEKRLSKVETLRAAIKYINYLQSLLYPDKAETKNNPGKVSSIMAVTSRHPDPIFRII, encoded by the coding sequence ATGGACAATCGAAGCTACTTGAATCTGCCAGAAAAGCTGCCTGCCTTCTCCGATTCTGCCCACTTGCCACTGACCAGGTCCTTCTATCTGGACCCCTTGGTCACTTTCCACCTGTATCCTGATGCCCCAGTGCCATCCCCTTACTCTGAAGACCTGCCATTGCTGTCTTTTCCCAGCGATTCCCTGATCATGGAAAATTATGGTGaaccctgccccttctccttcccagtGCCTTATCCAAATTACAGAAGGTGTGAATACTCCTATGGGCCAGCCTTTATCCGGAAAAGGAATGAGCGGGAAAGGCAGCGGGTAAAGTGTGTCAATGAAGGCTATGCCCAGCTCCGACATCATCTGCCAGAAGAGTACTTGGAGAAACGACTCAGCAAAGTGGAAACCCTCAGAGCTGCCATCAAGTATATTAATTACTTGCAGTCTCTTCTGTACCCTGATAAGGCAGAGACAAAGAATAACCCGGGGAAAGTTTCCTCCATAATGGCAGTCACCAGCCGCCACCCTGACCCCATTTTTAGAATCATTTGA
- the LOC122912706 gene encoding 40S ribosomal protein S24-like: protein MNDTLTIQTRKFMTNRLLQCKQMVIDVLHPGKATVPKTEIGEKLAKMYKTTPDIIFVFGFRTHFGGGKTTGFGMIYDSLDYAKRNEPKHRLARHGLYEKKKTSRKQRKECKNRMKKVRGTAKANVGTGKKRAGDWTTEGVKTLQWLYLW, encoded by the coding sequence ATGAACGATACGTTAACTATCCAGACCAGGAAGTTCATGACCAACCGACTACTTCAGTGCAAACAAATGGTTATTGATGTCCTTCATCCTGGAAAGGCAACAGTACCTAAGACAGAAATTGGGGAAAAACTAGCCAAAATGTACAAGACCACACCAGATATCATATTTGTATTTGGATTCAGAACCCATTTTGGTGGTGGCAAGACAACTGGCTTTGGCATGATTTATGATTCCTTGGATTATGCAAAGAGAAATGAACCCAAACATAGACTTGCAAGACATGGTCTgtatgagaagaaaaagacctCAAGAAAACAGCGAAAAGAATGcaagaacagaatgaagaaagtCAGGGGGACTGCGAAAGCCAATGTTGGTACTGGTAAAAAGCGAGCTGGAGATTGGACAACAGAAGGAGTAAAGACGCTGCAGTGGCTTTATCTGTGGTGA
- the AKIP1 gene encoding A-kinase-interacting protein 1 gives MENCLAAAALNGVDRRALQRTARLGQEVLERAKRRAVDWHSRELPKSTVGATSRERPYRERRPAAGPLRFLPGEREDRQPTLSASFRTMAEFMDYTSSQCGSYYASVLEEGGAAHVSRYHRGKSKLPCCWDRGNGHRKDTSLGLGGISHVSGCALAASQPAENTSKDLYIEVYPGTYSVTVGTNDLTKTQVVAVDSGQSVDLVFPV, from the exons ATGGAGAACTGTTTGGCGGCCGCGGCGCTGAACGGGGTGGACCGACGTGCCCTGCAGCGCACGGCTAGGCTGGGTCAAGAAGTGCTGGAGCGGGCCAAGAGGAGGGCGGTGGACTGGCATTCGCGGGAGCTTCCCAAAAGCACCGTGGGGGCCACGTCCCGGGAGCGGCCCTATCGAGAAAGACGGCCGGCAGCCGGCCCCCTGCGCTTTCTCCCGGGAGAG AGAGAAGACAGACAACCAACCCTTAGTGCTTCCTTCAGAACAATGGCAGAATTCATGGACTATACTTCAAGTCAGTGCGGG AGCTACTATGCATCTGtgctggaggaaggaggggcagcCCATGTCTCTCGTTATCACAGAGGGAAGTCCAAGCTGCCCTGCTGCTGGGACAGGGGGAACGGTCAC AGAAAAGACACCTCCCTCGGTCTTGGAGGCATCTCTCACGTGTCAGGGTGTGCTCTGGCGGCGTCCCAGCCT GCTGAGAACACCTCTAAGGACCTCTACATAGAAGTATATCCAGGGACCTATTCTGTCACTGTGGGTACAAATGACTTAACCAAGACTCAGGTGGTAGCAGTTGACTCGGGACAGAGTGTGGACTTGGTCTTCCCAGTATGA
- the C7H11orf16 gene encoding uncharacterized protein C11orf16 homolog, whose protein sequence is MESSAGSGTPLPKYCSVVRTLKSPSWTGAAPPWGLSFTCPFATRHNPLSRYASYHPCLHIADSAWQGPGWLRRVGNAADTWVLARRGPDGFYYRAQIKTAPELERWGALLVEFEVPLITDPKLPAQRQNVVLEDDVIQFLPSVECSLRPGDKVLALCEPDEQRYGPGTVLLASEARDPQRASKEEITVHFWNGKTATVPRGGVRWVPSAVWKKAVERLHKPFTKEPPSTLLWAPCCCLLGPATGGFTNGLFLDTPSLCLPCVPQACCQLLCQGCLCSCPLAGPTWWPLARASGVTAKEHPEVELKPMAQHLPLDSPREEEGAVQAPPGVSSSSSSSSSEEDLENDLQMGLPQRLTVDSTVNTDPILLEKSPRRKGGLCQPEWRYWRRNRSESHRGKPGTRHGSIWREKRDTKQPRVQSVVLENTKELVLEASGVKPPRILPEDGEHRKWSQGTVTQQKDQDALRLKAQSSQEGKRAVVITT, encoded by the exons ATGGAATCCTCTGCAGGGTCTGGGACGCCTTTGCCCAAATACTGCAGTGTGGTGAGGACCCTGAAGTCCCCTTCCTGGACTGGCGCTGCCCCTCCCTGGGGACTCTCCTTCACCTGCCCCTTTGCCACCCGGCACAACCCACTCTCCAG ATATGCGTCTTACCACCCGTGTCTCCACATTGCTGACTCAGCATGGCAGGGGCCTGGCTGGTTGAGAAGAGTGGGAAATGCTGCTGACACGTGGGTCCTGGCAAGAAGGGGACCAGATGGCTTTTATTACCGGGCTCAGATAAAGACTGCTCCAGAG TTGGAGAGATGGGGGGCCCTGCTGGTGGAATTCGAGGTTCCCCTCATCACAGACCCAAAGCTGCCAGCCCAGCGGCAGAACGTGGTCTTAGAAGATGATGTCATTCAGTTCTTGCCATCCGTGGAATGCTCGCTGCGACCTGGGGACAAAGTGCTTGCCCTCTGCGAGCCAGATGAACAGCGGTATGGCCCTGGCACCGTTCTCTTGGCCTCGGAGGCAAGAGACCCCCAGAGAG catcaaaagaagaaattactGTTCACTTCTGGAATGGCAAAACAGCTACTGTGCCCCGAGGCGGGGTCAGGTGGGTGCCCTCGGCTGTCTGGAAGAAGGCTGTGGAAAGGCTGCACAAGCCTTTCACCAAGGAGCCCCCCAGCACCCTTCTCTGGGCCCCTTGCTGCTGTCTGCTGGGACCAGCCACGGGGGGGTTCACCAACGGGCTTTTTCTGGACACTCCATCCCTGTGTCTTCCCTGCGTCCCTCAGGCCTGCTGTCAACTGCTATGCCAGGGCTGCCTCTGCTCTTGCCCCTTGGCTGGACCTACCTGGTGGCCTCTAGCCAGGGCCTCAGGGGTCACAGCCAAAGAACATCCAGAGGTGGAACTGAAGCCCATGGCACAGCATTTGCCCCTAGACAGtcccagagaagaggaaggagcagTGCAAGCTCCTCCgggtgtttcttcttcttcctcttcctcttcctctgaagAGGATTTGGAGAATGACCTGCAGATGGGCCTCCCCCAGAGGCTGACAGTGGACAGCACAGTCAACACAGACCCCATCCTTCTTGAGAAGTCTCCGAGGAGAAAAGGTGGCCTCTGCCAGCCCGAATGGAGGTACTGGAGGAGAAACAGGTCTGAATCGCATCGTGGGAAGCCAG GAACAAGACATGGATCCAtctggagagaaaagagggaCACCAAACAACCAAGGGTACAGAGTGTAGTGCTGGAGAATACCAAGGAGCTGGTCCTGGAAGCAAGTGGCGTGAAGCCACCACGGATCCTGCCAGAGGACGGTGAACACAGAAAATGGAGTCAGGGAACAGTGACCCAGCAGAAGGACCAGGATGCCCTCAGACTGAAAGCCCAGAGCAGCCAG gaaGGTAaaagagcagtggtgataacTACCTGA